A genome region from Methanobacterium subterraneum includes the following:
- a CDS encoding ACT domain-containing protein, whose product MKLKQISVFLENRKGRLWKAMNVLSNAGVNIRALSIADTSEFGILRMIVPDPDVAKEILEKNNFVVKVNDVIAVEVMDQPGGLDVLLGVLNKADINVEYLYAFVEKKTDKAIVVIRTEDLDAGIKTLEKGGISILKADDVNLL is encoded by the coding sequence ATGAAGTTAAAACAAATATCTGTATTTCTTGAAAACAGGAAAGGAAGACTTTGGAAGGCAATGAATGTGCTTTCAAATGCAGGGGTTAATATTAGGGCTCTTTCAATAGCTGACACATCTGAATTTGGCATACTCCGTATGATAGTTCCTGATCCAGATGTGGCAAAGGAGATACTGGAGAAGAACAACTTCGTGGTAAAGGTTAACGATGTCATTGCCGTGGAAGTTATGGATCAGCCCGGAGGGTTGGATGTACTCCTAGGTGTTCTAAACAAGGCCGATATCAATGTGGAGTACCTCTACGCCTTTGTGGAGAAAAAAACCGACAAAGCAATTGTGGTGATTCGCACTGAAGACTTGGATGCGGGTATTAAAACATTGGAAAAAGGCGGGATTAGTATATTAAAGGCAGATGATGTTAACCTCCTTTAG
- a CDS encoding NAD(P)-dependent glycerol-1-phosphate dehydrogenase: MDFNRVKLPREIHSGPGVINETGSICRDLKLKGRVLVASGPRTMKIAGEKVIESLQDHDFGVETIIINKPSMDAVHEVQDHMGNMNAVLGVGGGKVIDVAKMAATQLEVHSVSIPTAASHDGISSPRASIKDQGGSVSLEAEPPMGVIADTQIISQAPFRLLAAGCGDIISNYTAVLDWKLAHRLLNEDYSDSASALSLVTAEMLIKSAGDIKEGLIESAAIVVKALISSGMAISIAGNSRPASGAEHKFSHALDIMAPESALHGEQCGVGTIMMMYLHGGDWEFIRDTLKTIKAPVNARELGIESEYIIKALMEAHNIRKERYTILGDRGLTEAAATKLARKTGVIDG, encoded by the coding sequence ATGGATTTTAATCGGGTGAAATTACCACGGGAGATCCACAGTGGCCCCGGAGTTATCAATGAAACTGGATCCATTTGCAGGGATTTAAAACTTAAAGGCAGGGTACTGGTAGCCAGCGGCCCCAGGACAATGAAAATAGCGGGAGAAAAGGTTATTGAGAGTCTGCAGGATCATGATTTTGGTGTGGAGACCATAATCATAAATAAACCATCCATGGATGCAGTTCATGAAGTTCAGGATCATATGGGAAATATGAATGCGGTCCTGGGTGTTGGTGGAGGTAAAGTAATTGACGTTGCAAAAATGGCAGCCACCCAGCTGGAAGTTCACTCAGTGAGCATCCCCACTGCAGCTTCCCATGATGGTATCTCATCACCCCGTGCTTCAATCAAAGACCAGGGTGGAAGTGTTTCCCTGGAGGCCGAACCACCCATGGGAGTTATTGCCGATACCCAGATCATTAGCCAGGCACCATTCCGACTGTTAGCTGCAGGATGTGGAGATATAATCTCCAACTACACCGCTGTCCTGGACTGGAAATTAGCCCATCGATTATTGAATGAAGATTACAGTGATTCTGCATCGGCTTTATCCTTGGTTACTGCCGAAATGCTGATCAAATCTGCTGGTGATATAAAGGAAGGTCTTATTGAAAGTGCAGCCATAGTGGTGAAGGCACTGATATCCAGTGGAATGGCCATCAGTATTGCGGGTAACAGCAGACCAGCCAGTGGGGCGGAACATAAATTCAGCCATGCCCTTGATATCATGGCACCAGAATCAGCCCTCCACGGTGAACAGTGCGGAGTGGGAACTATTATGATGATGTATTTACATGGTGGCGATTGGGAATTCATCCGGGACACCCTTAAAACTATTAAAGCACCAGTAAATGCCAGAGAGTTAGGAATTGAATCCGAATATATTATCAAAGCACTTATGGAAGCCCATAATATCCGGAAGGAGAGGTATACCATCCTTGGGGATAGGGGGCTTACTGAAGCTGCCGCCACTAAACTGGCACGTAAAACAGGAGTTATTGACGGATAA
- a CDS encoding zinc ribbon domain-containing protein: MVSSEEIRKRLEAKKRGETFSKANKTPPTDVSTNKCPQCQTPNPPTAKFCVGCGAPLTIQSTQVTETKTTPPVETVTTPTTTPAQDYKLCPSCNQNNKLDAKFCIICGHKFEDETPITQNGTVIPPTQDTADEQAATIVETPEEKTSEGNIPEIKVPEKFESDEVKSAGKETNDEVQTIEKSTPSEVTNEERTSAQISDEEVSLDEDPVLKIKKAKELLDIGAITQEEFDRIKNKYLEMI, translated from the coding sequence ATGGTTTCCAGTGAAGAGATAAGAAAAAGGTTAGAAGCAAAAAAACGGGGTGAAACATTTTCTAAAGCGAATAAAACACCCCCTACTGACGTGTCAACGAATAAATGCCCACAATGTCAGACTCCCAACCCTCCCACAGCCAAATTCTGTGTGGGATGCGGAGCACCTCTGACCATCCAAAGTACTCAGGTTACAGAAACTAAAACCACCCCTCCAGTGGAAACAGTAACTACACCTACAACCACTCCTGCCCAGGATTATAAATTGTGTCCTTCCTGTAATCAGAACAATAAACTGGATGCCAAGTTCTGCATCATCTGTGGTCATAAATTTGAAGATGAAACTCCAATAACTCAGAATGGAACAGTTATTCCCCCAACCCAGGATACTGCTGATGAACAAGCAGCAACCATCGTGGAAACCCCTGAAGAGAAAACATCTGAAGGAAATATACCTGAAATTAAGGTTCCTGAGAAGTTTGAATCAGATGAGGTTAAATCCGCTGGAAAGGAAACTAATGATGAAGTTCAAACCATTGAAAAATCAACCCCTAGTGAAGTCACAAATGAAGAACGGACTTCTGCCCAAATTAGTGATGAAGAAGTATCACTAGATGAAGACCCGGTGCTGAAAATTAAAAAGGCCAAAGAACTACTGGATATTGGGGCCATCACTCAGGAAGAATTCGACCGGATCAAAAACAAATACCTAGAAATGATATGA
- a CDS encoding class I SAM-dependent methyltransferase, whose product MSNNTGLYPSNGHRIQGRSSESFIDARDIISRLDLDGNEVFMDAGCGDGHVAMEAHEIMDDEATIYALDIYEPSITDLKKDIKEKGITNVIPVQSDIAGFIVLGDDTVDICLLINVFHGFIARKNTDEAITELKRVIKPDGKIAVMDYKKMDTGYGPPFKFKIAPDDLEKMFIEHGFEMVQLDNEVGEDLEVGCKSHYLAIFEKSK is encoded by the coding sequence ATGTCAAACAATACCGGTTTATACCCATCTAATGGTCACCGAATCCAGGGAAGATCAAGTGAATCTTTTATTGATGCCAGAGATATAATCTCAAGATTAGATCTTGATGGAAATGAAGTATTTATGGATGCAGGTTGTGGTGATGGTCATGTTGCCATGGAAGCTCATGAGATTATGGATGATGAAGCAACAATCTATGCTCTTGATATCTATGAACCATCCATAACAGATCTAAAAAAAGATATAAAAGAAAAGGGAATAACTAACGTAATTCCAGTTCAATCAGATATAGCGGGATTTATAGTCCTTGGAGATGATACAGTAGACATTTGTCTTTTGATCAATGTTTTTCATGGATTTATAGCCCGAAAAAATACTGATGAAGCTATCACCGAACTTAAAAGAGTTATCAAGCCCGATGGAAAAATAGCAGTTATGGATTATAAAAAAATGGACACTGGATACGGTCCTCCTTTTAAATTCAAAATTGCTCCGGATGATTTGGAAAAAATGTTCATTGAGCACGGGTTTGAAATGGTTCAACTGGATAATGAAGTAGGGGAAGACCTTGAAGTTGGATGTAAATCCCATTATCTTGCAATATTTGAAAAGAGTAAATAA
- a CDS encoding peroxiredoxin, with protein sequence MGEKVYELRKIKKKGKGMPLIGDKFPKMEVQTTHGMMKLPKAFKGKWFILFSHPGDFTPVCTTEFVSFQLRYDLFRDLNCELIGLSVDQVFSHLKWVQWIAENFDVDIEFPIIADTGKVADTLGLIHPNKGTNTVRAVFIVDPEGIIRAMLYYPQELGRNMDEILRMVEAFQTAEEKGVAIPANWPCNEIIGKGLIIPPAADIETALKRPGEYKCFDWWLCYRNYYKW encoded by the coding sequence ATGGGAGAAAAAGTTTACGAACTAAGAAAAATTAAGAAAAAAGGGAAAGGAATGCCACTTATTGGGGATAAATTCCCTAAAATGGAAGTTCAAACCACCCACGGAATGATGAAACTGCCCAAAGCATTTAAGGGGAAATGGTTCATACTCTTCAGTCATCCTGGAGATTTCACACCAGTGTGTACCACTGAATTCGTCTCTTTCCAGCTCCGCTACGATCTATTCCGGGACTTGAACTGCGAACTCATTGGACTTTCCGTGGACCAGGTTTTCTCACACCTGAAATGGGTTCAGTGGATTGCTGAAAACTTCGATGTGGACATTGAATTCCCTATAATCGCTGACACCGGTAAAGTGGCAGATACTCTGGGATTAATCCACCCTAACAAGGGCACTAACACGGTAAGAGCGGTGTTCATCGTTGATCCAGAGGGAATCATTCGGGCTATGCTCTACTATCCTCAGGAATTGGGAAGGAACATGGATGAGATTCTTAGAATGGTGGAAGCATTCCAAACTGCTGAAGAGAAGGGTGTGGCCATACCTGCCAACTGGCCCTGCAATGAAATCATTGGCAAAGGATTGATCATTCCCCCAGCAGCCGACATTGAAACTGCACTTAAACGTCCAGGAGAATATAAATGTTTCGACTGGTGGTTGTGCTACCGTAACTACTACAAATGGTAA
- the cofC gene encoding 2-phospho-L-lactate guanylyltransferase has protein sequence MKTYAIIPVSRFSQAKTRLSPTLSPLERENLLKAMLNDVISAISSSVDQVVVISSDRDVLNFVKDLNVNCLSEEGQTDLNGALTQAVEWCSDYASQVLIVPSDVPLIHQDQVQEMVELSSKWPVVIAPAKGGGTNAILCPTKGISMKFGDWSFFEHLKEAENLGVPWYIYDSFYLSLDVNTAEDLGEIMIHGFGTETRKFLKRIGLVVQSNHGTERLRVERK, from the coding sequence ATGAAAACATATGCAATAATCCCTGTTTCCAGGTTTTCTCAGGCTAAAACCAGATTATCACCTACCCTTTCACCCTTAGAAAGGGAGAACCTTCTTAAAGCCATGTTAAATGATGTTATAAGTGCCATAAGTAGTAGTGTGGATCAGGTGGTGGTTATAAGTTCAGATAGGGATGTACTTAATTTTGTTAAAGATTTAAATGTTAACTGTCTTTCTGAAGAGGGCCAAACCGATCTTAACGGAGCATTAACCCAGGCAGTGGAGTGGTGTTCAGATTACGCCAGTCAGGTGCTCATTGTGCCTTCAGATGTTCCCCTCATCCATCAGGACCAGGTGCAGGAAATGGTGGAATTATCCAGTAAATGGCCAGTGGTCATAGCCCCGGCCAAGGGTGGTGGAACCAATGCAATTCTCTGCCCTACCAAAGGAATCAGCATGAAATTCGGTGATTGGAGCTTCTTCGAACACCTGAAAGAGGCAGAAAACTTGGGGGTGCCTTGGTATATCTATGATTCATTCTACCTTTCTCTGGATGTGAACACTGCTGAAGACCTGGGAGAAATAATGATCCATGGTTTCGGAACCGAAACCCGTAAGTTTCTGAAAAGAATCGGCTTGGTAGTACAATCCAACCATGGCACCGAGCGTTTAAGGGTGGAGAGGAAATGA
- a CDS encoding superoxide dismutase codes for MAKKKYELPSLPYGYGDLAPHISEEQLQIHHDKHHQAYVDGANAILAKFDSRPGLEFDVKAVAKELSFNVGGFVLHKLFWENMAPAPKGGGEPIGTIAKYIEKDFGSFERFKQEFSQAAISTEGSGWAALTICRATDRLFITQIEKHNVNVIPHFRILMVLDVWEHAYYLDYNNVRPDYVEAFWNIVNWEEVNRRIEVELLASGLNLVDNRRILDMKLEEFQDNFDDWLESMK; via the coding sequence ATGGCAAAAAAGAAATATGAACTTCCCTCACTTCCTTATGGATATGGCGATCTGGCTCCCCACATATCAGAGGAACAACTCCAGATACACCATGACAAACATCACCAGGCATATGTGGATGGTGCTAACGCAATTTTAGCCAAATTTGACAGCCGTCCTGGTCTGGAATTTGATGTAAAAGCAGTGGCCAAGGAACTCTCCTTCAATGTGGGTGGATTCGTACTGCACAAACTATTCTGGGAAAACATGGCACCAGCTCCTAAAGGAGGTGGGGAACCCATTGGAACCATTGCCAAATACATTGAGAAAGACTTTGGATCCTTTGAAAGGTTTAAACAGGAATTTTCCCAGGCAGCCATTAGCACCGAAGGATCAGGATGGGCCGCCCTGACCATATGCCGGGCCACTGACCGGTTGTTTATCACCCAGATTGAAAAACATAACGTGAATGTGATTCCCCACTTCCGTATCCTGATGGTTCTAGATGTATGGGAACACGCCTACTACCTGGACTACAATAATGTCCGACCAGATTATGTGGAGGCATTCTGGAACATTGTAAACTGGGAAGAAGTGAATCGACGTATTGAGGTTGAACTCCTGGCCAGTGGATTGAACCTGGTGGACAACCGCCGCATACTGGACATGAAACTGGAAGAGTTCCAGGATAATTTCGATGATTGGCTGGAATCTATGAAGTAG
- the rd gene encoding rubredoxin, producing the protein MQKYLCKPCGYIYNPEEGDEMSGIEPGTAFEDLPDDWVCPMCGADKDMFEPVD; encoded by the coding sequence ATGCAAAAATACTTGTGTAAACCATGTGGATACATCTATAACCCTGAAGAAGGAGATGAAATGTCAGGAATCGAGCCCGGAACTGCTTTTGAAGACTTGCCCGATGATTGGGTCTGTCCTATGTGCGGTGCGGATAAAGACATGTTCGAACCAGTTGATTAA
- the thiD gene encoding bifunctional hydroxymethylpyrimidine kinase/phosphomethylpyrimidine kinase has product MIAMSIAGFDPSGGAGILADVKTFQALGVYPTAVITALTAQNVKQVVGVESINPDFVSEQIDLILAQENIEYAKTGMLYSGEMVEMVARKVSEHRLKLVVDPVLVAGSGGSLSRDKVAESIKKYLLPRAMLTTPNIQEAEALTGLEIKNEEDACEAACTLGKICPTVVTGGHLKGRDIFYKRSIHFIGGEILESSNTHGSGCTYSAAVTAYLSRGKKLDESLSKASYFTKKAIENGAHGTLNQMWKINNHKIH; this is encoded by the coding sequence ATGATAGCCATGTCCATTGCCGGATTCGATCCATCTGGTGGAGCAGGAATCCTGGCTGATGTTAAAACATTCCAGGCACTGGGAGTGTACCCCACAGCAGTGATCACTGCACTCACTGCCCAGAATGTGAAACAAGTCGTCGGTGTAGAATCCATTAACCCTGATTTTGTATCTGAACAAATCGATCTCATACTGGCTCAGGAGAATATAGAGTACGCTAAGACGGGTATGCTATATTCCGGGGAAATGGTGGAGATGGTGGCCAGAAAAGTATCTGAACACCGGTTGAAACTGGTGGTGGACCCGGTGCTGGTTGCTGGTTCAGGAGGGAGTTTATCCAGGGATAAAGTGGCAGAATCCATAAAAAAATATCTTCTACCCCGGGCAATGCTAACTACCCCCAACATCCAGGAAGCAGAGGCATTAACTGGGTTGGAAATAAAAAATGAAGAAGATGCCTGTGAAGCAGCCTGCACCCTGGGAAAAATATGCCCCACTGTGGTTACCGGGGGACATCTAAAGGGGAGAGATATCTTTTATAAGAGATCCATACATTTTATTGGTGGTGAAATCCTCGAAAGCAGCAATACCCATGGATCAGGATGCACATACTCGGCAGCTGTTACTGCATACTTATCCCGAGGGAAAAAACTGGATGAATCCCTGTCCAAAGCTTCCTATTTCACTAAAAAAGCAATAGAAAACGGTGCCCATGGAACTTTGAATCAAATGTGGAAAATTAACAACCATAAAATCCATTAA
- the proS gene encoding proline--tRNA ligase: MSKFSEWFHNILEEAEIIDTRYPIKGMHVWQPQGFKIRKHTLSLLRELLDEDHDEVLFPLLIPEDELAKEAIHVKGFEEEVYWITHGGLTPLNKKLALRPTSETAMYPMFPLWVRSHTDLPMRFYQVVNTFRYETKHTRPLIRVREITTFKEAHTIHTDSEGARQQVERAIEIYSSFFDQLGIPYVVTRRPEWDKFPGADYTMAFDTLLPDGKTLQIGTVHNLGQTFARTFDITYETAEGEHEYVYQTCYGLSDRVIASIIGIHGDSSGLKLPPIVAPYQVVIIPVLFKKTAQEVLDFCKQLQNKIKKAGLRVHLDDRDLRAGKKYYEWEMRGVPLRLEIGPRDIENKKMVTLRRDTMEKEIVDYREDALINDLNMILDDIARNLKEKAWENFQENIHPAKTLEDAKNIITNEKGIVSFSWCGDEACGIEIEEYVTVDILGVNEEATEGKCINCGKNAQHVALLAKTY, encoded by the coding sequence ATGTCCAAATTCAGTGAATGGTTCCACAATATCCTGGAAGAAGCAGAGATAATCGACACACGTTACCCTATCAAGGGAATGCATGTATGGCAGCCCCAGGGCTTTAAAATTAGAAAACATACCCTTTCTCTTCTAAGAGAATTATTAGACGAAGATCATGATGAAGTACTCTTCCCACTCCTCATACCCGAGGATGAACTGGCTAAAGAGGCCATCCATGTGAAGGGATTTGAAGAAGAGGTGTACTGGATAACCCACGGTGGATTGACACCCCTAAATAAGAAACTGGCACTAAGACCCACCAGTGAAACAGCCATGTACCCCATGTTCCCATTATGGGTTCGCTCCCACACTGACCTACCAATGAGATTCTACCAGGTGGTTAACACCTTCCGTTATGAAACCAAACACACCCGTCCCCTCATCAGGGTCCGGGAGATAACAACCTTCAAAGAAGCACACACCATCCACACAGATTCAGAGGGTGCCCGTCAGCAGGTGGAGAGAGCTATAGAAATATACAGCAGTTTCTTCGACCAGCTGGGAATCCCCTACGTAGTCACCCGACGACCAGAATGGGATAAATTCCCTGGTGCCGATTACACCATGGCTTTCGACACCCTACTACCCGATGGTAAAACTCTCCAGATCGGCACAGTCCATAACCTGGGTCAGACCTTTGCCCGTACCTTTGATATAACCTATGAAACAGCTGAAGGCGAACATGAATACGTCTACCAGACCTGTTATGGATTATCCGACCGGGTGATAGCATCCATCATCGGGATCCACGGAGATTCATCTGGACTGAAACTACCACCTATTGTGGCACCTTACCAGGTGGTTATAATACCTGTACTCTTCAAGAAAACTGCCCAGGAAGTACTGGACTTCTGCAAACAGCTCCAGAATAAAATTAAAAAAGCAGGCCTCAGGGTTCACCTGGATGACCGCGACCTCCGGGCTGGTAAGAAGTACTATGAATGGGAAATGAGGGGAGTACCACTCCGGCTGGAAATAGGTCCCCGAGATATTGAGAATAAGAAAATGGTCACACTTCGCAGAGATACCATGGAAAAGGAAATCGTGGATTATCGGGAAGACGCGCTAATCAATGATTTGAACATGATCTTAGATGACATAGCTCGAAACCTTAAAGAAAAGGCCTGGGAGAATTTCCAGGAAAACATACACCCTGCCAAGACACTGGAAGATGCTAAAAACATCATCACCAATGAAAAAGGAATAGTATCTTTCTCATGGTGTGGGGATGAGGCATGTGGTATCGAAATTGAAGAATACGTGACAGTTGACATACTGGGCGTCAATGAAGAAGCAACTGAAGGTAAATGTATAAACTGTGGAAAAAATGCCCAGCATGTGGCCCTTCTGGCTAAAACCTACTAA
- a CDS encoding ARPP-1 family domain-containing protein, which yields MNLRLVSLIMVVVVFAVGCGVMSFLSGGGITLEQAYDSKQVEITQKTIAGTIPHNVTITNNGSKPLMVDKGTILKSKESQDLVIINDKKISPNNNDTVQAYCIEPDQKAVTGDTLIPSGTASSQVKQIIDSSNPSDLQNATQSQLQIWIIVSKGNVDVYSGEAMAVVQNQKIKYYQLQEKLDTAKKNVMSRFNLSSEGIQNISFTVESSNSAITWISDLRQWFKNNLGI from the coding sequence ATGAACTTACGGTTAGTATCACTGATAATGGTAGTAGTGGTCTTTGCAGTGGGCTGCGGAGTCATGAGCTTCCTTTCTGGTGGAGGAATCACACTGGAACAGGCCTATGACAGTAAACAGGTTGAAATAACTCAAAAAACCATTGCTGGAACCATACCCCATAATGTGACCATTACTAATAATGGAAGCAAACCATTGATGGTGGATAAGGGAACCATTCTCAAAAGTAAGGAATCCCAGGATCTGGTTATCATAAATGATAAGAAGATCAGCCCCAATAATAATGACACAGTACAGGCCTACTGCATAGAACCGGACCAAAAAGCAGTTACAGGGGACACACTTATCCCCTCAGGCACGGCATCCAGCCAGGTTAAACAGATCATCGATAGTTCAAACCCATCAGATCTGCAGAATGCCACCCAATCCCAACTCCAGATATGGATTATTGTAAGTAAAGGCAACGTAGATGTTTACAGTGGTGAAGCAATGGCAGTGGTGCAAAATCAGAAAATAAAGTATTACCAGTTACAGGAAAAACTGGACACTGCTAAAAAGAATGTGATGAGCAGATTCAACCTTTCATCTGAGGGAATCCAGAATATTTCGTTCACTGTGGAGTCCAGTAACAGTGCCATCACCTGGATCAGTGATCTTCGGCAATGGTTCAAGAACAATCTGGGAATATAG
- a CDS encoding ferritin, translated as MLDEKMKEALNYQLNRELYSGYLYLAMGAYFEDEDLPGFGNWMRIQAQEELSHAMKFYDYLVQRGSRVLMAEIEEPQSEWDSPVAAFEHVYQHEQMVTGLINGLVNLALELSDHATNNFLQWFVAEQVEEEESSSGVLQKVKLAGKSGSGLYMLDQELAQRVFHPPTANE; from the coding sequence ATGTTAGATGAAAAGATGAAAGAGGCCCTGAATTATCAGTTGAACCGGGAACTCTACTCTGGTTATCTATATCTGGCCATGGGGGCCTATTTTGAGGATGAAGATCTGCCGGGCTTTGGTAACTGGATGAGGATCCAGGCCCAGGAGGAGTTAAGCCATGCCATGAAGTTCTACGATTACTTGGTGCAGAGGGGTAGCCGGGTATTGATGGCTGAGATTGAAGAACCTCAAAGTGAATGGGATTCCCCAGTGGCTGCCTTTGAACACGTTTACCAGCACGAGCAAATGGTCACCGGCCTGATTAACGGACTGGTGAACCTGGCCCTGGAACTCTCTGACCATGCCACCAACAATTTCCTACAATGGTTTGTGGCTGAACAGGTTGAAGAGGAAGAATCCTCCAGCGGAGTCCTGCAAAAAGTTAAATTAGCCGGTAAATCTGGCAGCGGACTTTACATGCTAGACCAGGAATTAGCTCAGAGGGTATTCCATCCCCCAACTGCTAATGAATAA
- a CDS encoding phenylacetate--CoA ligase family protein, which translates to MIYNEKAECMSVKEKEELQLKRLQVVVKRAYENVPYYRQRLDEAGVSPEDIQTLKDLEKIPFTTKSDLRDAYPFGMFAVSTDDIVEIHTTSGTTGKPTVSGYTEKDLEIWGEVVARALSMAHATKKDIVQNCYGYGLFTGGLGVHYGGQKIGCTVIPISAGNTQRQIEVIQDFKSTIITCTPSYAMYLAEVLEREEIPKEDIKLKAGVFGAEMWTEEMRAEIERRLNVSALNIYGLTEIIGPGVAQECMEKNGLHIFDDHFYPEVVDPQTLETLPEGEKGELVLTTLTREGMPVLRFRTRDITALRSGECGCGRTHVKMERITGRSDDMLKIRGVIVFPSQIERALLKIPGMEPHYQIIASRPQHLDELEVQVETSPALFSDEVKHVEEVKRSIEKHIHDEIGLRVNVSLVEPRSLPRSEGKAVRVIDNRELS; encoded by the coding sequence ATGATCTACAATGAGAAGGCTGAGTGCATGTCAGTCAAGGAAAAGGAAGAGTTACAGCTTAAACGATTGCAAGTTGTTGTTAAAAGGGCCTATGAAAACGTGCCCTATTACCGCCAGCGGCTGGATGAAGCAGGAGTAAGCCCTGAAGATATTCAAACTCTTAAGGACCTAGAAAAAATACCATTTACAACTAAAAGCGACTTGAGAGATGCCTATCCATTCGGAATGTTCGCAGTCAGCACCGATGACATTGTGGAAATCCACACCACCTCTGGAACCACTGGTAAACCAACAGTATCAGGATACACCGAAAAAGATCTTGAAATATGGGGCGAAGTGGTTGCCAGGGCATTGTCCATGGCTCACGCCACCAAGAAAGATATAGTTCAAAACTGTTATGGTTATGGTTTGTTCACCGGAGGATTGGGAGTACACTATGGTGGTCAGAAAATAGGCTGCACTGTGATACCCATCAGCGCCGGGAACACCCAACGTCAGATTGAAGTGATCCAGGACTTTAAAAGTACCATCATCACATGCACCCCCAGTTACGCCATGTACCTGGCAGAGGTACTGGAGAGGGAAGAGATCCCTAAAGAAGACATCAAACTCAAGGCAGGAGTTTTCGGTGCAGAGATGTGGACTGAAGAGATGCGGGCAGAGATTGAAAGACGCCTTAATGTTTCAGCACTGAATATCTACGGACTCACCGAGATCATTGGACCGGGAGTGGCCCAGGAGTGTATGGAAAAAAATGGACTGCATATTTTTGATGATCATTTCTACCCTGAGGTCGTGGACCCCCAGACACTGGAAACACTACCTGAAGGTGAGAAGGGAGAACTGGTACTGACCACCCTTACCCGTGAAGGTATGCCCGTTCTCCGTTTCCGTACCCGAGATATAACTGCCCTGCGCAGTGGTGAATGTGGCTGTGGAAGAACCCATGTAAAGATGGAGCGGATAACGGGAAGATCAGATGACATGCTCAAGATACGGGGTGTGATTGTATTCCCATCCCAGATAGAGCGGGCACTGCTTAAAATACCTGGAATGGAACCCCACTACCAGATCATTGCCAGCCGACCCCAGCACCTGGATGAACTGGAAGTACAGGTTGAAACCTCCCCTGCACTATTTTCTGATGAGGTTAAACACGTGGAAGAGGTTAAAAGATCCATTGAAAAACATATACACGATGAGATAGGTTTAAGGGTGAATGTATCACTGGTGGAACCACGCAGCCTCCCCAGGAGTGAGGGAAAAGCAGTCAGGGTTATTGACAATCGAGAATTGAGTTAG
- a CDS encoding UPF0179 family protein, whose amino-acid sequence MITLIGKNLAERGIRFMHYGAASQCEKCRFKTTCIESLEEGRIYRVKEVKITEHPCMIHDGGKVKVVDVDRAVIKAAIDSKRAFEGSNIVFNPPECDEDCSLRELCFPEGLYPDDKCKIVKKMGKPVDKCAKGLNLTVVMLKY is encoded by the coding sequence ATGATAACCCTCATCGGAAAAAACTTAGCAGAAAGAGGAATCAGATTCATGCATTACGGGGCGGCCAGCCAGTGTGAGAAGTGCCGCTTCAAGACAACCTGTATTGAATCCCTGGAAGAGGGTAGAATATACCGGGTTAAAGAGGTTAAAATCACCGAACATCCCTGCATGATTCACGATGGAGGTAAAGTCAAAGTAGTGGATGTGGACCGAGCAGTGATAAAAGCAGCTATCGATTCTAAACGTGCCTTTGAAGGTTCCAACATTGTTTTCAATCCCCCTGAATGTGATGAAGATTGTTCTTTGCGTGAATTATGCTTTCCAGAGGGACTTTACCCGGATGATAAATGTAAAATCGTAAAAAAAATGGGAAAACCAGTTGATAAGTGTGCTAAGGGACTGAACCTCACCGTGGTAATGTTAAAATATTAA